One part of the Tenacibaculum sp. 190130A14a genome encodes these proteins:
- a CDS encoding SMI1/KNR4 family protein, which translates to MEIKYLEKLVENSTIGKSTIRGVSEKEIDKIEEKYGIKFPQAYREFLFLAGDYCGALPLYDTADLKTIGSDWHQEIMKETMEEFGTEIEKPFWLYAESNGCEQFVFFYLDEGDDPYIYVVDYDHNSNYEKQKIVKSEYTFSKGIEGAIKQAYDIVEKGLW; encoded by the coding sequence ATGGAAATAAAATATTTAGAGAAATTAGTTGAAAATTCTACTATTGGAAAATCAACGATTAGAGGGGTTTCAGAAAAAGAAATAGATAAAATAGAGGAAAAGTATGGTATAAAATTTCCTCAAGCTTATAGAGAGTTTTTGTTTTTAGCAGGAGATTATTGTGGTGCTTTACCATTATATGATACAGCAGATTTAAAAACAATAGGATCGGACTGGCACCAAGAAATCATGAAAGAAACAATGGAGGAGTTTGGAACAGAAATAGAAAAACCTTTTTGGTTATATGCTGAAAGTAATGGGTGTGAGCAGTTTGTTTTTTTCTATTTAGATGAAGGAGATGATCCATATATTTATGTTGTAGATTATGACCATAATAGCAATTATGAAAAACAAAAAATAGTTAAATCTGAATATACTTTTAGTAAAGGGATAGAAGGAGCTATAAAACAAGCTTATGATATTGTTGAAAAAGGTCTTTGGTAA
- a CDS encoding helix-turn-helix domain-containing protein produces the protein MAVQDIISYTYKDIFSLQTVQFEKACVVNEPEQMQQLKIIWIKEGKGTYNIDFKTYSFSNGVLFFLSPGQVFSVESEKIKEAYQLSFHKDFYCIQNHDAEISCNGVLFNNVYETPLIKPEEADVVKLDMIIDNMIEEFQQKEAAQYDMLQAYLKQFIISAVRIRKEHDVVKDDTETKLFKDFSILVEQNFKKLHSVTDYANRLGISPKSLTKHFQKIGVQTPSDFIKNRIITEAKRQLLYSSEAVKHIAFDLGFNDPAYFSRFFTKTTGKSPKQFQKEKTTL, from the coding sequence ATGGCGGTACAAGATATTATTTCCTATACCTATAAAGATATTTTTAGTTTGCAAACAGTACAGTTTGAAAAAGCTTGTGTGGTAAATGAACCGGAACAAATGCAACAACTAAAAATTATATGGATAAAAGAAGGAAAAGGTACTTATAACATCGACTTTAAAACCTACTCTTTTTCAAATGGAGTGTTGTTTTTTTTATCACCAGGACAAGTGTTTTCTGTAGAATCTGAAAAGATAAAAGAAGCCTATCAACTAAGTTTTCATAAAGATTTCTATTGTATTCAAAATCATGATGCTGAAATTTCTTGTAATGGAGTGTTGTTTAACAATGTATATGAAACACCCCTAATAAAACCCGAAGAAGCAGATGTTGTTAAGTTAGATATGATTATTGATAATATGATTGAAGAATTTCAACAAAAAGAAGCTGCTCAATATGACATGTTACAAGCCTATTTAAAACAATTTATTATTTCAGCAGTTCGAATTAGAAAAGAGCATGATGTTGTAAAAGATGATACAGAAACCAAATTATTCAAAGATTTTAGCATACTCGTAGAGCAAAACTTTAAAAAACTACACAGCGTAACAGATTATGCAAATAGATTAGGTATTTCGCCAAAATCACTTACCAAACATTTTCAAAAGATAGGTGTACAAACACCAAGCGACTTTATTAAAAACAGAATTATTACTGAAGCCAAAAGACAGCTGTTATATTCTTCAGAAGCTGTAAAACATATCGCTTTCGACTTAGGGTTTAATGACCCAGCATATTTTTCAAGATTCTTTACTAAAACTACAGGAAAGTCTCCAAAACAATTTCAAAAAGAAAAAACCACGCTGTAA
- a CDS encoding carboxymuconolactone decarboxylase family protein yields MSTRIQTLNPETTTGASKELFDAVQGKLGFIPNLIKVMGNSPALLKTYLTLGELNGEGNFSNKFREQLALAIAEENTCNYCLSAHTAIGKMNGLTEAETVENRKGLSSDAKVQAALNFAQLVTKNRGNVTSDQIAEVKAAGYNDEDILEILLNVVVNTLTNYVNHIAETEVDFPKVEAGKFSVEA; encoded by the coding sequence ATGAGTACAAGAATTCAAACATTAAATCCAGAAACAACTACAGGAGCGTCAAAAGAATTATTTGATGCAGTACAAGGTAAATTAGGATTCATTCCTAACTTAATTAAGGTAATGGGAAATTCTCCAGCTTTATTAAAAACATATTTGACTTTAGGAGAGTTAAATGGAGAAGGAAACTTTTCTAATAAGTTTAGAGAGCAATTGGCCTTGGCTATTGCAGAAGAAAATACATGTAACTACTGTTTATCTGCCCATACAGCCATAGGAAAAATGAATGGTTTAACTGAAGCAGAAACTGTTGAAAATAGAAAAGGATTGTCTTCAGATGCAAAAGTACAAGCAGCACTAAACTTTGCACAACTTGTTACTAAGAATAGAGGAAATGTTACTTCTGATCAAATTGCTGAGGTAAAAGCGGCAGGATATAATGATGAAGATATTTTAGAAATCTTATTAAATGTTGTAGTAAACACATTAACAAATTACGTAAATCACATAGCAGAAACTGAAGTTGATTTTCCAAAAGTAGAAGCAGGAAAGTTTTCAGTGGAAGCATAA
- a CDS encoding plastocyanin/azurin family copper-binding protein — protein sequence MRKIIAILVVVMGFAFQAQAQEVKTVSLEQTKGEFTQKSITLEEGTYIFEISNSNVGHDVGFVLAPKGKTDQKHHIKNAYVTSLVKNNSKSTSKKVALTKGEYVYFCPLNPTPQYTLRVE from the coding sequence ATGAGAAAAATAATAGCAATTTTAGTAGTAGTGATGGGATTCGCATTCCAAGCACAAGCACAAGAAGTAAAAACAGTTTCTTTAGAGCAAACTAAAGGAGAGTTTACCCAAAAATCAATCACTTTAGAAGAAGGAACATACATTTTTGAGATTTCAAACTCTAATGTTGGTCATGATGTAGGATTTGTGTTAGCTCCGAAAGGAAAAACCGACCAAAAGCACCATATCAAGAATGCATATGTTACTTCATTAGTTAAAAATAACTCTAAATCAACATCAAAGAAAGTAGCATTAACAAAAGGCGAGTATGTATATTTCTGTCCGTTAAATCCGACTCCTCAATATACATTACGAGTAGAATAG
- a CDS encoding aminopeptidase P family protein: protein MKYHPINSQLFIKNRKNFMAQMKPNSLAVFNSNDIYPVSADSTLPFQQHRDIFYLSGVDQEESILVVFPDCPKENLREVLFLRETNEHIAVWEGEKLTKEKAFETSGIKTVFWLQDLEKVLAEMMALADTVYINTNEHYRASVETETREARFTKWLLNKYPAHSVAKSNPILQRLRSVKDAIELELMQQACNITEKGYRRALEFVQPGVWEYEIEAEFAHEFLRNRSKGFAYTPIIASGNNANVLHYIENNQQCKAGDLILLDVGAEYANYSSDMSRMIPVSGRFTDRQKEVYNAVNRVKNEATKMLVPGTIWADYHVEVGKIMTSELLGLGLIDKADVANEDPNWPAYKKYFMHGTSHHLGLDTHDYGLLHEPMQANMVFTVEPGIYIPDEGFGIRLEDDVVIQETGEPFNLMRNIPIEAEEIEDIMNK from the coding sequence ATGAAATACCATCCTATAAACAGCCAGTTATTTATTAAAAATCGTAAAAACTTTATGGCGCAAATGAAGCCAAATAGTTTAGCTGTTTTTAATTCAAACGATATTTATCCAGTTAGTGCAGATTCTACCTTACCTTTTCAACAACATAGAGATATTTTTTATTTAAGTGGTGTAGATCAGGAAGAAAGCATATTAGTTGTTTTTCCTGATTGTCCAAAAGAAAACCTTAGAGAGGTTCTTTTTTTAAGAGAAACTAACGAGCATATTGCTGTTTGGGAAGGAGAAAAGCTTACTAAAGAAAAAGCTTTTGAAACGAGCGGAATTAAAACCGTTTTTTGGTTACAAGATTTAGAAAAGGTACTTGCAGAAATGATGGCCTTGGCAGATACGGTTTACATTAATACCAACGAACATTATCGTGCTTCTGTAGAAACAGAAACGCGCGAAGCTCGTTTTACAAAATGGTTATTAAATAAATATCCAGCTCATTCAGTAGCTAAAAGTAATCCTATTTTACAACGTTTACGTTCTGTAAAAGACGCTATTGAGCTTGAGTTAATGCAACAAGCGTGTAACATTACAGAAAAAGGATATCGCAGAGCTCTAGAGTTTGTACAACCAGGTGTTTGGGAATATGAAATCGAAGCAGAGTTTGCTCATGAATTTTTAAGAAATCGTTCTAAAGGATTTGCATACACACCAATTATTGCCAGTGGAAATAATGCCAATGTTTTGCACTACATCGAAAACAACCAACAGTGTAAAGCTGGTGATTTAATTTTATTAGATGTAGGAGCAGAATATGCAAATTACTCATCAGATATGTCTCGTATGATTCCTGTTTCTGGACGTTTTACAGACCGACAAAAAGAGGTTTACAATGCAGTTAACAGAGTAAAAAATGAAGCTACTAAAATGCTTGTACCTGGAACTATTTGGGCAGACTATCATGTAGAAGTAGGAAAAATTATGACTTCTGAATTGTTAGGGTTAGGCTTAATAGACAAAGCTGATGTTGCTAATGAAGATCCGAACTGGCCAGCCTATAAAAAGTATTTTATGCATGGTACTTCTCATCATTTAGGGTTAGATACGCATGACTATGGACTATTGCACGAACCAATGCAAGCGAATATGGTGTTTACTGTAGAACCTGGAATTTATATTCCTGACGAAGGGTTTGGAATCCGTTTAGAAGATGATGTTGTCATCCAAGAAACTGGTGAACCATTTAATTTAATGCGCAATATTCCTATAGAAGCAGAAGAAATTGAAGACATTATGAATAAATAA
- a CDS encoding Crp/Fnr family transcriptional regulator, whose translation MTPLQTYLQLVIKENSLNEFIPEIVSCFKSITLGKNEYFVKEGNVCKYFCFIESGILQHSIEISGEEKTTYLGLKNTCTSALQSFLHKKPSRKNIKALSECTLWVISVTDFKELLKSNKAFHQFYFNLIENQIFLIDDYRIDLLTLSPEERYQKLLTTEPELLQTVPLHYLASFLGISTRHMSRIRKLIK comes from the coding sequence GTGACACCTTTGCAAACATACTTACAACTTGTTATCAAAGAAAATTCTTTAAACGAGTTCATTCCTGAAATCGTTTCTTGCTTTAAATCAATAACTCTTGGTAAAAATGAATATTTCGTAAAAGAAGGTAATGTATGTAAATACTTTTGCTTTATAGAAAGTGGTATCCTTCAACATTCCATAGAAATTTCTGGTGAAGAGAAAACCACCTATCTCGGTTTAAAAAACACCTGTACCTCAGCCCTGCAAAGCTTCTTACACAAAAAGCCTTCTCGCAAAAACATCAAAGCTTTAAGCGAATGTACACTCTGGGTTATTTCCGTAACAGATTTTAAAGAGCTTTTAAAAAGCAACAAAGCTTTCCATCAATTTTATTTCAATTTGATTGAAAATCAGATTTTTCTAATTGATGATTATAGAATTGACTTACTTACATTGTCTCCAGAAGAGCGTTATCAAAAATTACTTACAACAGAACCTGAATTATTACAAACAGTTCCGTTACATTATTTGGCTTCTTTTTTAGGAATTTCCACAAGACATATGAGTAGAATTCGAAAACTTATCAAATAG
- a CDS encoding nuclear transport factor 2 family protein produces the protein MRTIVVILVVAFSANIFSQEKKLAVKEVTEAASNYINTFYKADTTLAYKSVHPKLRKVGWWFNKKKEQYSNASEMSFDRLIGLAKRWNAKGDRANDNSIQKVEILDVCDKIAVAKVTAVWGIDYLNMVHTKDGWKIINIVWQSEPKFSIRE, from the coding sequence ATGAGAACAATTGTTGTTATTTTAGTTGTTGCATTTTCTGCAAATATTTTTTCTCAAGAAAAAAAACTAGCAGTGAAAGAAGTAACTGAAGCTGCTAGTAATTATATCAATACTTTTTACAAAGCAGATACCACTTTAGCTTATAAAAGTGTACATCCAAAACTTAGAAAAGTTGGATGGTGGTTTAACAAGAAGAAAGAGCAATATTCAAATGCTTCTGAAATGTCTTTTGATCGACTGATTGGTTTAGCAAAAAGATGGAATGCAAAAGGAGATAGAGCAAATGATAATAGTATACAAAAAGTAGAAATTTTAGATGTATGTGATAAAATTGCAGTGGCAAAAGTTACCGCAGTTTGGGGAATTGATTATTTAAATATGGTACATACAAAAGATGGCTGGAAAATAATCAATATTGTATGGCAATCTGAACCTAAATTTTCAATAAGAGAATAA
- a CDS encoding succinylglutamate desuccinylase/aspartoacylase family protein, giving the protein MFQKAYKNEIVEIRGQKIELGESKLIKIPVDRLPTGTLIEIPVYVFNGEEPGPTVLLQGGLHGDEVNSVELVRRMLIDKSYKIHRGCVIVVPLLNVFGFLNLSRDMHGKDVNRSFPGSRKGSLASRMAYYLMKEIIKNVDFAIDFHTGGAQRNNFPQIRFTPEDERGFKLAKLFNAPLMFGSKLIAKSFRNECYKNNIPVIVYEGGESLRLEENAIQEGINGTLRILKHFKMIHESVVVSEGKKTIHIQSRKWIRARVAGIFNTKVNNGAHVKKGEILGNIMDTYGETNFPVRAQKDGYIIAKNNFPIVNMGDALFHFGS; this is encoded by the coding sequence ATGTTTCAAAAAGCATATAAAAACGAGATCGTAGAAATTAGGGGGCAAAAAATTGAATTAGGAGAATCTAAACTCATCAAGATACCTGTAGATCGATTACCCACAGGTACTTTAATAGAAATTCCAGTATATGTTTTTAATGGTGAAGAACCAGGCCCTACTGTTTTACTTCAAGGAGGATTGCATGGAGATGAAGTAAATAGTGTAGAATTAGTTCGTAGAATGCTAATTGACAAGTCTTATAAAATACATCGAGGATGTGTTATTGTTGTTCCATTACTGAATGTTTTTGGTTTCTTAAATCTCTCTAGAGATATGCATGGAAAAGATGTAAATAGAAGTTTTCCAGGGTCAAGAAAGGGTTCTTTAGCTAGTAGAATGGCGTATTACTTAATGAAAGAGATTATTAAAAATGTAGATTTCGCTATCGATTTTCATACAGGCGGAGCACAACGCAATAATTTTCCTCAAATACGATTTACTCCTGAAGATGAGCGAGGGTTTAAACTTGCCAAGTTGTTTAATGCTCCTCTTATGTTTGGCTCGAAATTAATTGCAAAATCTTTTAGAAATGAATGTTATAAAAACAACATTCCTGTTATTGTTTATGAAGGTGGTGAGTCTTTACGACTAGAAGAAAATGCTATTCAAGAGGGAATCAATGGAACATTGCGTATTCTTAAACATTTTAAAATGATTCATGAAAGCGTAGTTGTGTCTGAAGGAAAAAAAACAATTCACATCCAATCAAGAAAATGGATTCGCGCTCGCGTGGCAGGTATTTTTAATACTAAAGTTAATAATGGAGCTCATGTTAAAAAAGGCGAAATTCTTGGTAACATTATGGACACCTACGGTGAAACTAATTTCCCTGTAAGAGCTCAAAAAGACGGATACATTATTGCAAAAAACAACTTCCCAATTGTTAATATGGGAGATGCATTATTTCATTTTGGAAGCTAA
- a CDS encoding RimK family alpha-L-glutamate ligase — MNIFILSVGEYIYSTQRIFKEAKRRGHKVNVINHLKCSIKLSKGEHQIFYDGENISEKADIIIPRIGASATRHGSDVVKEFEMNNVYTTASSLGILRAQNKVRTLQIMNKESIPIPSTLFSVNPENIGEQIDLLGGAPIIIKLQEGTHGSGVILAESKKSAKSIIDTMYSTNTHILLQEFIKESNSEDIRAFVVGNKVVAAMKRKGLEDDFRSNIHRGGSGFKIDLTPEEEEIAIKAAQLLNLDIAGVDLIRSKRGPLLIEVNSTPGLQGIEAYTKVDIARAIVKFLEEHVSKSI; from the coding sequence ATGAACATTTTTATTCTCTCGGTTGGTGAATATATATATTCTACACAAAGAATATTTAAAGAAGCTAAAAGACGCGGGCATAAGGTTAACGTTATTAATCATTTAAAATGCTCAATCAAGCTTAGCAAAGGAGAACATCAAATTTTTTACGACGGTGAAAACATTAGTGAAAAAGCTGATATTATTATTCCTAGAATAGGCGCTTCAGCAACTCGCCACGGTTCAGATGTTGTCAAAGAATTTGAAATGAACAATGTGTATACCACTGCTTCTTCCTTAGGAATTTTGAGAGCACAAAATAAAGTGCGCACTTTACAGATTATGAATAAAGAATCTATACCAATTCCAAGTACTCTTTTTTCTGTAAATCCAGAAAATATTGGCGAACAAATTGACTTGCTAGGAGGTGCTCCTATCATTATAAAACTGCAAGAAGGCACCCACGGTTCTGGTGTAATTTTAGCTGAAAGTAAAAAATCGGCTAAATCTATAATCGATACCATGTATAGTACCAATACACATATTTTGCTTCAAGAGTTTATCAAAGAAAGTAATAGTGAAGACATTCGTGCTTTTGTAGTTGGTAATAAAGTCGTAGCCGCAATGAAACGCAAGGGACTTGAAGATGATTTTCGTTCTAATATTCATAGAGGTGGTAGTGGGTTTAAAATTGACTTGACTCCAGAAGAAGAAGAAATAGCGATAAAAGCTGCTCAACTTCTAAATCTTGACATAGCCGGAGTAGATTTGATTCGATCAAAACGAGGTCCTTTACTTATTGAAGTAAATTCGACTCCTGGTTTACAAGGAATTGAAGCGTATACCAAAGTAGATATAGCCAGAGCTATTGTTAAATTTTTAGAAGAGCATGTTTCAAAAAGCATATAA